The Cololabis saira isolate AMF1-May2022 chromosome 23, fColSai1.1, whole genome shotgun sequence genomic sequence ggttgtcccgattttctgctataactttttaatggtttgacatagagagtcctgggtggtgtcatcagattctttatggagtccttgaccttcattggcctgaataagccccaccccttcttctgattggttgtcccttttttctgctataacttttgaatggtttgacataggaagtcgtgggtggtatcttttctgatatgcttatggggggcggtggccgtgagtgcgagggcccgttcatcgctgcttgcagctttaattgttaatTGTAATGCCATTTTAGATATCGTTTATGGCCTTTATTTACACATATGTGCAGCTCATAATTATTAGTTAGTTTGTTGGTTTATTCATTTACATCACTTTTTGTGATATTGTGTTTTTTGGTTTCGTAACTATTTCAACTCTTGCTTTACGGCCAACAGCTTTACATACCAGCAGCAGTGTGAGCAAGTGTGTTTATTCATTGTTTTTGAAAAGCATATTGCTCCTCCCTTTGTAATCTAGTAAGACTGGTGCAAGTTAATCAAACCCATCTGACCTTCCTTCTCTTCAAGGGCAGGTTAAGTGTGTGAGCTGGAGGATTATCTGTACCAGTGTATTGGATAACTAAATAACCTAAAATTCTggaataaaagtaatgtttcttttttcttgtttctttttcccTCTCTTGTAGTTTGTCGCCTTTGCATCTTTGTTCTTCATCCTGGTCTCCATCACCACCTTCTGCTTGGAGACTCATGAGGCTTTCAACACAATTATCAACAAGACTGAATCGCGGAATAGCAGCGGACCTGACTTGGGTCCACAGTATGAGATCGAAACAGACCCTGCCCTCACATATGTGGAGGGCGTTTGCGTCTTCTGGTTCACCATTGAATTCCTTGTACGTGTGACCTTCTGCCCAGTCAAGTTGGAGTTTGTTAAAAGTGTTCTCAACATCATCGACTTTGTGGCCATCCTACCTTTCTATTTGGAAGTGGGGCTAAGTGGCCTTTCTTCAAAAGCTGCTAAGGATGTATTGGGTTTCCTCAGGGTGGTGCGTTTTGTTCGTATTCTCCGTATCTTCAAATTAACACGTCATTTTGTGGGACTCAGGGTGCTTGGCCACACATTGCGTGCTAGCACCAATGAATTTCTGCTGCTCATTATCTTCCTAGCATTGGGAGTGTTAATTTTTGCCACCATGATTTATTATGCAGAACGAATAGGGGCCAAGCCCAATGACCCCACTGCCAGCCTCCACACCAAATTCAAGAATATCCCTATTGGCTTTTGGTGGGCTGTAGTAACCATGACTACTCTTGGCTATGGCGATATGTATCCAGAAACCTGGTCAGGAATGGTGGTGGGTGCGTTATGTGCTTTAGCTGGTGTACTAACAATAGCCATGCCTGTGCCTGTTATTGTCAATAACTTTGGGATGTACTACTCTTTGGCCATGGCAAAGCAAAAGCTGCCcaagaagaggaagaaacacATCCCCCAGGCAGTGCAAGGAGGATCTCCAACCTACTGCAAAGCTGATCTCAACACCACCTGCAACAGCACTCAAGGTGACCTCTGCCATGTCAAAGGGAGCAGGGTACTAGAGTGCAACCGTTCAGGTAACACCATATGTAAGAAATCATGAAGAATTTCACTGTAGCAGTTAAGATCAGGATAGGCTGAAGGGAATTATTTATGTTGTGACAAAAAGCaaaatccaataaaaaaaaaaatcctcccacATGGTTATTATTGACCATTTAATATGTTTCCCTTTGaggtatgaaaatgttttatcttGTAACTGATGATAATAGCACCCTCATAACACCATTGTCTTGCAGCCTTCAGCTGCCAGTGACCCAGTGGTAATGAAGGAAATTCAAATAATAATTAGACATGTTTATTTTGGTTTAGCTTGATCTGACATTTATCTTTCGCAGGCCACAATATAAAAGTATACTTCTTCACGGATCCGTAATCTGTTAAGTCTTAACCAACATTTTGATGATGATGCTCAGTCTGGGACATACAGTGTGGCATTTACaagattttaattttaaatcaaaTCAGCTTTTAATTTTAACACAATTCCGCCAGAAAATATGTGCctgcttttgtgtgtgtgttgttgttgtttcgcCAGCTTTTAGAGCTGGCATTAGTTAACCATAACTATTGCCAAAACAAAGGTGTAACTTTTTTTCTGCCcacaaaatacagaaaatatTAATGTTGgtcatattcaattcaattttatttgtatagcgtctaatacaacaaaagttgtctctaaacGCTTTCCAGtgaaccagaacatgaccctcgagcaattattacataaagaatggcaggtaaaaactaccCTAGTGGGAgaaccgcaggcaggtggaagcagcagtggtatGACCAGGGGGGGCCGCAGGCAGGtgaaagcagcagtgggatgaccgggggtgggatcgcaggccagcacacagctccggagctccggcctgcaaatatgcacaaaagagaaaaaaggggggccagcacaagaaactacaggagcgatggacaaaaatgatggctatgagatacttataataaataaaaatggaaatggagaagagaggaagggaagaggagaagagaagaagggtgggaggcaccgcccagtggatcatctcggtgcccccctgcagcataggcctatagcagcatatctacaatgaagctatatttgagactaactattatagtcttgttctatagctgcaactatgactactgactctaacacactagagtttacactacctagagatttaccaacaccagttAGAGGTTTACTACACACTAaatataggctttactaaacagaaaagttttaagtttagttagtgtcagcctccttaacccagattggaagttggttccatagtaatggtgcctgatagcagaacgcccgccctccaaatctaaatttggatactctaggaactacgagtaaacctgcactcagagaacagagagctctgccaggaacctaaggcactatcaggtcttgcaaataatgcggagctaagccgttttgggctttatatgcaagtaatacaattttaaattggattctgaattttacaggtagccaatggagcgacgctaacactggagagacgtggtctctcctgctgattcctgtcagcacttgcgctgctgcattttggatcagctggagcctattcagcaaattacttggacatcgtGCTAATtaaacattacagtaatctagtctagaagatataaacgcatgaactagtttttctgcatcactctgcgagaggattttcctaatctttgcaatattacggagatggaaaaatgcaatGCTAGATTGTTCTTGTTTGgcaacaagaagtttcctcttctctgcagatttctgctttatgctgataatcaggaaacttcttgtgcagtactttttaatcacttaacacagcattgttttatcagtgcgtcacaggcgtaagcaaattatcatacgttctgttaatagcaagcatgataaCTTACTACTTATTTACAATAGTTCCAACAGGCACCCGGAGCACTTTCACCAGAGAAGAGCTCATGAACATCAGGGGAACAACTCCAGCGGATTTATTTCCCACTTTTCTTTTACCTTCAGTGGAATTATTGGACATTATTGTCAAAGGTGCGCTCACCTTTGTTCACGCAGTGAAGCGCCGGAGGAGAGGTAAAGGGGCCGGCGCGCTCATGCGTCTCCGCCGGCGCGGACTCCGCACACCTCTACCTGGCATATTTCTCTCCAATGTGCGATCACTTTGCAATAAAATGGACGAACTTCAGCTACTGGTGGGGAAAAACAGACACCTTTCTTCATCTTCCGTTCTTTGCTTCACGGAGACGTGGCTGTGTGGACTCATCCCGGATTCTGCGCTGCAGCTGGCAGGCTTCCAGCTCCTCAGAGTCGACAGAGACATGCAGCTCTCCGGAAAAACGAAAGGTGGAGGAATCTGCTTCTACATCAACAACGGCTGGTGCAAGGATGTGACAGTGATGCAACAACACTATTCTCCCGATCTGGAATTCTTTATTATAAACTGCAAACCTTTCTACTCTCCCACGTGCAGGAAGCCCAGCGCGTGCTCGCCGACCATATACTGAACGTGGAGCGGACAAACCCGGACTCCTTAGTTACTGTCCTCGGTGACTTTAACAAAGGTAACCTTAGCCATGAACTCCGAAAATACAGACAGTTAATTAAATGCCCGACCAGAGAGGGAAACATCTTGGATCCCTGTTACTCTACAGTGAGCAGAGCCTATCATGCCGTCCCAGGTGCACTGGGACACTCAGACCACCTCATGGTCCACCTGGGACTGGGATGTTTTTAGGACTTCTACCAGCAGCCTGGACACGTTCACAGAGGCTGTAACATCTTACATCAACTTATGTGAGGACAGTTGTGTTCCAACACGAACCAGGGTTAGTTACAACAATGACAAACCCTGGTTCACATCAAAGCTCAGAAGGTTGCGGCTGCAGAAGGAGGAAGAGTTCAGGAGTGGCGACAAGGACAGGCTCAAAAAGGCAAAGTACACATTTAGCAAGGAAGTGAGGGCAGCTAAATGACTGTACTCTGAGAAACTACGCCAACAGTTCTCAGATAACGATGCCAGCTCAGTTTGGAAGGGACTGAGACAGATTACAAACTACAAACCCAGAGCCCCCCCCCTCCATCAACGACCGACGCCTAGCCAATGTTGTGCCACAGCGggttagcttggctgtccagttatcgaagggttattaataattttattaataattattaataattaataaagtctacagtaattgaagggtgagattCGAGCACTGGCTCTGTTCAAACAATCAGATGTGACCAAAACTGAATGAAAcgacaaccactcattaaaaatcaatcagaatttatttacatacgggtatcaaagcagatataaataaatacccaaataaatcctgatggcgcactacattattataaaaccattaaccagaaaacatcaatagaaatgaaattaaatttaaatgcaTGGGATGTAAAAGAAATCAAATGCAATAATAAACATGATATCAACGAACATCTACGGTTTAAAACATTGTGGCTGCACAAAGATGGCTGCGGTGTTTAAAGACGGCAGGACTCTGTGGTATttaagatggacgcgccctcgccacgtgcaatcggaccggatggcgaacgcagcatttaaaacgtgcctacggcagaaaacaacgactaccaaataatcaaacacgATAATGAGGATGATGccatctcagctctgaacacagatttagccctgaaacactcccagttaaactaatacACTCAGgcctcaaaacctcacgcctcctgaGTCTCCGGGTGctgatcaggggttcctgccggatCTTTGGTCTTTGATGGGTCTTTGAGTCCTCAATCCAAGAGGtctcccgcctctcccgctcctcccGACTCTGGAATCAAAAGGTGACGGTGGTGCAGCGTGGCAGTAGCCGGCACCCTCCCCccccccggtccggaggctatcacgtcgtctcgggtgcGCGCGGGGCCGGTCCGGACGGGCGGCGGGATACGTCGCGGTCTGATCTGGGCAGGCTGACCGGAGAATCCTTCCAAGAGAAActcagacagagagagaagTTAGGAAAGAGGAAACGGGGCTCACCCTTGATCGGGGCCGAGCTTTGAAGCGGcttccccccctttccagctcccagggtcCGGGGACACGTGAggtgggagccggagctccggatgaaaagttgagaccaaGAGTTAATGGGAGCCAGAGCTCCGCGGACCGCGGCCCCGCGGACCACGGCTTCAACGGGCGGGCCCCGCAGGCCCGGTCTGTTGCGGGCCttccgcctccccccagccggggggggagaaaggagatgggatcttggcccagagccaaaggATCCAGCTGCTCAGGAAGAGATGTTGTGGggaagagagaaaaagggagagagGGACGCAGCGCCGCGGTCAGCGCCGTGGATCCTCGCTGATCCTCCGGCCGGACCGGCTGGAGCACGCCGCAGATCTCTCCTCTTCCCCCCCCTTTGGGGGGGAAGGTCGTGGTCCGACGTccctttggcccggagccaaaggTGGACGAACTGACCCACTGGGTTGATGAAGGGAGAAGAGGCAGGAAAAGGAGCAACCGAGGGATTTGAGTCCCCCGCGCACTGCAgtgacgtcatcagtgcctcgtttgcgattggatgcgcgccacttgtaggcgccaccccccccccccccgcgcaaggcatgctgggggttgtagttcatggcaaggCGGCCATTTCAGGAGGCACATTATAGCCGATTTTCGgctgagcagtttcaaagttgaatatacacattcacaaaatgttcatatacatttgagttcagagttcacatgagcatATGGGCGTGGTCCAACACCAACAACCTGAATGAGTTCTACTGTCGCTTTGATAAACAAAGAGACAGTCCTGATACCATCCCCCGGGACTGCATTCACATTCCCCAGTTCCATCCCTCCAActgcacccccccctccccagcaGGGGCCAGAGCCTCTCCCCCACTTAACACCCCAGAGGCCCCATCCCCATCCCCCCACACCACTGCGACGCCCCTCTCTATCCTGGAGAGGGACATTAATAAGATATTCAAAAGACTGAACCCCCgcaaagcagcaggaccggACTCTGTCTCCCCATCCACCCTGAAGCACTGTGCCGATCAGCTGTCTCCGGTGTTCACGGACATTTTTAACACCTGCCTGGAGACATGCCATGTGCCTGCCTGCTTCAAAACCTCCACCATCATACCTGTCCCCAGAAAACCAAGGACCACAGGATTTAATGAttacagacccgtcgccctgacctctgtggtcatgaagtctTTTGAGCGCTTGTGCTGCCACACCTCAAGAAAATCACCGACCCACTACTGGATcccctgcagttcgcctacAGAGCCAACAGGTATGTAGATGATGCTGTAAACATGGCCCTGCATTTCATCCTCCAGCACTTGGACTCGACAGGAACCTACGccaggatcctgttcgtggacttcagctctgcctTCAATACCATCATCCCAGCTCTGCTCCAGGACCAGCTCTCCCAGCTGAACGTGCCtaactccacctgcaggtggatcactgacttcctgtctgacaggaagcagtGGGTGAAGCAGGGGAAACATGTCTCTGACCCTCGGACCATCACCATCGGATCCCCTCAAGGCTGCGTTTTCTCTCCTCtactcttctccctgtacactaacagctgcacctccagtcatcagtccgtcaagctcctgaagtttgcggacaacaccaccctcattggactcatctctgatggtgatgagtccgcctacaggtgggaggtggaccagctggtgacctggtgcggtCAGAACAATctagagctcaacgctctaaagacagtggagatgattgtggactacaggaggaacgcagccccacctgcccccctcaacctgtgtgactccccagcagacactgtggagtcttaccgcttcctggggaccatcatatcccaggacctcaagtgggagctgaacatcacctccctcaccaaaaaagcccagcagaggatgtacttcctgtggcagctgaagaagttcaacctgccaaagacaatgatggtgcagttttacacgaccatcattgagtccatcctcacctcctccatcaccgtctggtacgctgctgccacggtaaaggacaggagcaggctgcagcgtatcatccgctctgcagagaaggtgattggctgcaacctcccatctctccaggacctgcaagcctccaggaccctgaagcgtgcaggaaagattgcagcagacccctcccaccccggacacaaactgttccagactcttccctctggcaggaggctgcggtccatcaggaccaaaacctcacgccacaagaacagtttttttccgtctgcagctgtcctcgtcaacaaggccctggtcccccctctcccccgtctaccacggactgcccccccatcccactctacgttacattaacgcaaaTATTCCAATCCCGTAACTTTTGTACAGAcgcactttaaaaaccccatattgtacatttctgtttatacattttatctgtcctaagtcatcctacgtcactttttgtaaagactcatATCTGGCACTttaaacctcatattgtacatttctgtttatacattttattttatctcttatatatttgtttttatatttttattgtattgcaccaatcaccacaaaaaattccttgtgtgtgttaataaacttggcaataaacccccttttctgatttctgatttctgatctgCAAGTCAAAAATCTGGTACTTCAAGTCATGCACAAAGGTACTTATAGCAGTTCAGGTCTCCGTGCTCCTATGTATCCTGTGCATTTGTAGCTCCATCTCTCAAACGTCTCCGATTGTAGCCTTAGAGCAAATGTCAATTTCTCCATAGTATAGATTTCTTGAACAGTTTTTTGCCAGTCTTCCATTGTCGGTGCATTGGGTTGTAACCATTCCCTTGTTATGGCCTTCTTCGCTCCAATCAATAACATCTTCATTAGACATTTATCTGCTTTCGCTTGAGTATGCAATGCCATGGTACCAACGTACATTATGCTGACATCAAATTGTACAGTAATTTGAAATATGTGTTCCAGACAATCATGAATGTCATGCCAATAAGAGTTTTGAACAATcccaaaataaatgataatgtTTAGCTAAATCTGAACCACACATCCCCCAACAACTTGTTCCACTTCCTAGGTGTTAGCAGGTGTTATAAAAAATCTCATGAGGTTTTTCC encodes the following:
- the LOC133424525 gene encoding LOW QUALITY PROTEIN: potassium voltage-gated channel subfamily C member 2-like (The sequence of the model RefSeq protein was modified relative to this genomic sequence to represent the inferred CDS: deleted 2 bases in 1 codon), coding for MGKFDDNERIILNVGGTRHETYKSTLKTLPGTRLALLASDLDIDSVLEQLQQVPSFIEYNVRTNEYFFDRHPGVFAYVLNYYRTGKLHCPADVCGPLFEEELCFWGIDETDVEPCCWMTYRQHRDAEEALDVFELNVDNGEEEDEIGRRLGIEDAAADGNASLWLKWQPVIWNLFEDPYSSGAARFVAFASLFFILVSITTFCLETHEAFNTIINKTESRNSSGPDLGPQYEIETDPALTYVEGVCVFWFTIEFLVRVTFCPVKLEFVKSVLNIIDFVAILPFYLEVGLSGLSSKAAKDVLGFLRVVRFVRILRIFKLTRHFVGLRVLGHTLRASTNEFLLLIIFLALGVLIFATMIYYAERIGAKPNDPTASLHTKFKNIPIGFWWAVVTMTTLGYGDMYPETWSGMVVGALCALAGVLTIAMPVPVIVNNFGMYYSLAMAKQKLPKKRKKHIPQAVQGGSPTYCKADLNTTCNSTQGDLCHVKGSRVLECNRSVLSADCSSSSDLSMSPEERVPMRSSRTREQLPNRRDMIDYSCPGDGSLRKTGYEKSRSLNNIAGMTGNALRLSPVTSPYGSPCPLRRSRSPIPSIL